Proteins encoded by one window of Taeniopygia guttata chromosome 1A, bTaeGut7.mat, whole genome shotgun sequence:
- the ASCL4 gene encoding achaete-scute homolog 4: MDSTKDDDKLLKRIAFPGAVSLANSHMHPHGIPLREPFGVPFHLDPSYWEQAYSGHTGPVSYIPFPGYVGIYDYSFEPAFIRKRNERERQRVRCVNEGYTRLREHLPKEFTDKRLSKVETLRAAISYIKHLQSLLDCHPLGSSSKETLSAKESPGTPNPASPRECNSDGESKTSSASSPYSEFEETGS; this comes from the coding sequence atggACAGCACTAAAGATGATGATAAACTATTGAAGAGGATTGCATTTCCAGGAGCTGTGTCCCTGGCTAACAGCCACATGCACCCCCATGGGATACCCCTGAGAGAGCCTTTTGGGGTTCCCTTCCACCTGGACCCATCTTACTGGGAGCAAGCCTATAGTGGGCACACAGGTCCCGTCTCCTACATCCCATTTCCTGGCTATGTGGGCATCTATGACTATTCCTTCGAGCCTGCCTTCATTCGGAAGAGGAATGAGAGGGAGAGGCAGCGGGTGCGCTGCGTCAACGAGGGCTACACGCGCCTCAGGGAGCACCTGCCCAAGGAATTCACCGACAAACGCCTCAGCAAAGTGGAGACCCTGAGAGCTGCAATAAGCTACATCAAACACCTGCAGAGCTTGCTGGACTGCCATCCCTTAGGCTCTTCCAGTAAGGAAACGCTCTCTGCCAAGGAGAGCCCTGGAACTCCCAATCCGGCTTCTCCGCGAGAGTGCAACAGCGATGGAGAGTCCAAAACTTCTTCAGCATCATCCCCCTACAGTGAATTTGAGGAGACGGGCAGCTAG